A single Pirellulales bacterium DNA region contains:
- the serA gene encoding phosphoglycerate dehydrogenase, whose translation MPRIIVLDTLSPDGLALLDAAKPKGIDYEVRTGLKGDALREALAQFEGAICRSGVKITADALAGNHRLKAIVRAGVGTDNIDREAATRLGIVVMNTPAGNTVSTAEHTLAMMLAMSRNIAPAYQSLLEHRWDRNKFMGAQLAGKTLGVVGLGRIGQAVAKRAQAFEMRVLGFDPFLSRDRTQELGVEPADGVQAMLPEIDYLTVHTPLTEETRNLISHAEIELLRPTARLVNCARGGIYDEAALAEALKAKRIAGVALDVYAAEPCTDNPLFGLPGVVCTPHLGASTEEAQTQVAVEGVGLLVDFLTTGAVRHAVNMNPLDRQTLESLRGYLNVAHRLGLLLSQWDRSAPKRCVLHYRGEVAGKNTKLLTAAFAVGLLENALEEEVNLVNAELLLRERGIEVVEQSRADLGAFSSLITVELITASGNHRAAGTILGQDMPRLVELDHHRLEAFLDGVLLIFTHRDVPGIIGRVGTIFGRQQINIAQMAVGRAGPGGEAVGVLNLDQEPSAAALAEVTGSPDIRSATVIRLPAAGQLPAWMQ comes from the coding sequence ATGCCACGCATCATTGTCTTGGATACGCTTAGTCCCGACGGTTTGGCTCTGCTCGACGCCGCCAAGCCCAAGGGGATCGATTATGAAGTGCGCACTGGGCTGAAAGGCGACGCGCTACGCGAAGCGCTCGCGCAGTTCGAAGGGGCGATCTGCCGTAGCGGCGTGAAAATCACCGCCGACGCTTTGGCCGGCAATCATCGGCTCAAAGCGATCGTTCGCGCCGGCGTGGGCACCGACAATATCGATCGCGAAGCGGCCACGCGGCTCGGTATCGTCGTGATGAACACGCCCGCAGGCAACACCGTCAGCACCGCCGAACACACGCTGGCGATGATGCTGGCCATGTCGCGAAATATCGCCCCGGCATACCAAAGCCTGCTCGAGCACCGCTGGGACCGCAACAAATTCATGGGGGCCCAATTGGCCGGCAAAACGCTCGGCGTCGTCGGCCTGGGCCGGATCGGGCAAGCCGTCGCCAAACGGGCGCAGGCCTTCGAGATGCGCGTGCTCGGCTTCGATCCGTTTCTCTCGCGAGACCGCACGCAAGAATTGGGCGTCGAGCCGGCCGACGGCGTGCAGGCCATGCTTCCGGAGATCGATTATCTGACGGTCCACACTCCGCTCACCGAGGAAACTCGCAATCTCATCAGCCACGCCGAAATCGAACTTTTGCGGCCGACCGCGCGGCTCGTGAATTGTGCCCGCGGCGGAATCTACGATGAAGCGGCGCTTGCCGAGGCGTTGAAGGCAAAACGGATCGCGGGCGTGGCGCTCGATGTTTATGCCGCCGAGCCTTGCACCGATAACCCGCTGTTCGGCTTGCCCGGCGTGGTCTGCACTCCGCACCTCGGGGCGAGCACGGAAGAAGCACAAACCCAAGTGGCCGTTGAAGGGGTTGGCTTGCTGGTCGATTTCCTCACCACCGGCGCCGTGCGCCACGCGGTGAACATGAACCCGCTCGATCGGCAAACGCTCGAAAGCCTGCGCGGATATTTGAACGTCGCCCATCGGCTCGGCTTGCTGCTTTCCCAATGGGACCGTTCGGCGCCGAAGCGCTGCGTGTTGCACTATCGGGGCGAAGTGGCCGGCAAAAACACGAAACTGCTGACGGCCGCGTTCGCGGTCGGCTTGCTCGAAAATGCGCTCGAGGAAGAGGTCAATCTCGTCAACGCCGAATTGCTGCTCCGCGAACGGGGCATCGAGGTGGTCGAGCAATCACGGGCCGATCTCGGCGCTTTTAGCTCGCTAATTACCGTCGAATTGATCACCGCGTCGGGCAATCACCGCGCGGCCGGCACGATCCTGGGCCAAGATATGCCGCGGCTCGTGGAATTGGATCACCATCGGCTCGAAGCATTTTTGGACGGCGTCCTGCTGATCTTTACGCATCGCGATGTGCCGGGCATCATCGGTCGCGTGGGCACGATTTTCGGCCGGCAGCAGATCAACATCGCCCAAATGGCCGTCGGCCGAGCCGGCCCGGGCGGAGAGGCCGTCGGCGTGTTGAATCTCGACCAGGAGCCGTCGGCCGCCGCGCTCGCCGAAGTCACCGGCTCGCCCGACATCCGTAGCGCCACGGTGATCCGCCTTCCCGCCGCCGGTCAACTTCCGGCATGGATGCAGTGA
- a CDS encoding M13 family metallopeptidase, whose product MHLRRPFVLLVILALSLAAGTSSSATEPALASGIDRANFDTSVQPGQDFFEYVNGGWIKRNPIPAEYSRWGAFAKLHDENLVELRAIVEELSKRSEPLDANRRKLRDFYHTAMDEAQLEQQGIKPLAGELQKIAAIHDRNDLVAELGHLRARGLSSLFAFYVDQDEKRSIRYVAYLRQGGLGLPERDYYLGQSEYFKKLRGEYRAHIANMLMLLGDSPETAANAAEAITNIETQLAKASRSPVKLRDREAQYNLKSRPELNTLTPSLDWKLYLKPIELEQLSEAVVGQPEFFEALDGMLSSIPIADWQSYLRWHLIHSTAVYLSDAIEQENFHFYSEILRGTKKMQPRWKRAIGTLDGLMGEALGRLYVDEHFPPSAKERMDQLVKNVLAAYRQRIEAVDWMGPQTKEQALAKLASVMTKIGYPDKWRDYSSLQIGTDSYVENVLRARAFDSQYDLSKLGKRVDRTEWGMSPPTVNAYYNPTMNEIVFPAGILQQPFFDAAADDAVNYGAIGAVIGHEITHGFDDQGSRSDAEGNLKNWWTTEDRERFNAKTEKLVKQYDACVAIDDLHVNGRLTLGENLADLGGVTIAYAAYQRALAGKPAPRIDGFTGPQRFFIGFAQVWRGESRPAELRVSLRTDPHSPPRFRTLVPLSNIQAFYDAFDIKPGDAMYRAPADRVQVW is encoded by the coding sequence ATGCACTTGCGGCGCCCATTCGTTCTCCTGGTCATCCTGGCTCTCTCTCTGGCCGCCGGCACTTCATCGTCGGCAACCGAGCCGGCGCTAGCCAGCGGCATCGATCGGGCAAATTTCGACACGTCGGTTCAGCCCGGCCAAGACTTCTTCGAATACGTCAATGGCGGTTGGATCAAACGCAATCCGATCCCCGCGGAATACAGCCGCTGGGGAGCGTTCGCAAAGTTGCACGACGAAAATCTGGTCGAACTGCGTGCCATCGTCGAAGAGCTTTCCAAGCGGTCCGAACCGCTCGACGCGAATCGCCGCAAACTCCGCGATTTCTACCACACCGCAATGGACGAAGCACAGCTCGAACAACAAGGCATCAAACCGCTCGCAGGCGAATTGCAGAAAATCGCTGCGATCCACGACCGAAACGATCTCGTTGCCGAACTCGGCCATCTGCGGGCCCGCGGCCTGTCGTCGCTCTTTGCCTTCTACGTCGATCAGGATGAAAAACGAAGCATTCGCTACGTTGCGTACCTGCGGCAAGGCGGCCTGGGGTTGCCCGAGCGCGACTATTACCTCGGCCAAAGCGAATATTTCAAGAAACTGCGCGGCGAGTACCGGGCGCACATAGCGAACATGCTCATGCTCCTTGGCGACTCGCCGGAGACGGCCGCCAACGCCGCGGAAGCGATTACGAACATCGAAACACAACTGGCCAAGGCATCGCGCTCGCCCGTCAAGCTCCGCGATCGAGAAGCGCAATACAATTTGAAATCGCGCCCCGAGCTGAACACTCTCACGCCGAGCCTCGATTGGAAGCTGTATCTAAAGCCGATCGAACTCGAGCAACTATCGGAGGCGGTGGTCGGCCAACCGGAATTCTTCGAAGCCCTCGACGGCATGCTGTCGTCGATTCCGATCGCCGATTGGCAAAGCTATTTGCGCTGGCACCTGATTCATTCCACCGCGGTATATCTGAGCGATGCGATCGAGCAGGAGAATTTTCACTTCTACAGCGAGATTTTGCGCGGCACCAAAAAGATGCAGCCGCGATGGAAGCGCGCCATCGGCACGCTCGATGGCCTGATGGGCGAAGCGCTCGGCCGGCTTTATGTCGACGAGCATTTTCCCCCGTCCGCCAAAGAGCGCATGGACCAGCTCGTGAAAAACGTCCTCGCCGCTTATCGCCAGCGGATCGAAGCGGTCGATTGGATGGGCCCGCAAACCAAGGAGCAAGCCCTGGCGAAGTTGGCCTCGGTGATGACGAAAATCGGCTATCCCGACAAATGGCGCGACTATTCGTCGCTCCAAATCGGCACCGACTCGTATGTCGAAAACGTGCTGCGGGCGCGGGCCTTCGATTCGCAATACGATCTGTCGAAACTCGGCAAACGGGTCGATCGCACGGAGTGGGGCATGTCGCCGCCGACCGTCAACGCTTACTACAATCCGACGATGAACGAAATCGTCTTCCCGGCCGGTATCTTGCAGCAGCCGTTTTTCGACGCCGCGGCCGACGATGCCGTAAACTATGGCGCGATCGGCGCCGTCATCGGACACGAGATCACGCACGGGTTCGACGACCAGGGAAGCCGATCCGACGCGGAAGGCAACTTGAAAAACTGGTGGACCACCGAGGATCGCGAGCGCTTTAACGCCAAGACGGAAAAGCTCGTCAAGCAATACGACGCCTGCGTGGCCATCGACGATCTGCATGTCAACGGCCGGCTGACGCTCGGCGAAAATCTAGCCGATCTCGGCGGAGTGACGATCGCCTATGCCGCCTACCAACGTGCGCTTGCGGGCAAGCCCGCGCCGCGGATCGACGGCTTCACCGGGCCGCAACGTTTTTTCATCGGCTTTGCCCAAGTGTGGCGAGGCGAGAGCCGGCCGGCGGAATTGCGAGTCAGTCTGCGGACCGATCCGCATTCGCCGCCGCGATTTCGCACGCTGGTGCCGCTATCGAATATCCAAGCGTTTTACGATGCGTTCGACATCAAACCTGGCGACGCGATGTACCGCGCCCCGGCCGACCGAGTACAAGTCTGGTAG